From the Nodularia sphaerocarpa UHCC 0038 genome, the window GTTTTGAATTCACCACCTGGTAGCCAACCTGAGACAGCACCGATCACACAAGCAGCTAAAGCGGCTCCTCCAAATGCCCAAATTGGACGAGAACGGCGGCGCACACGCTGTAATACTTGCTGGGCTGTTACTTCTGGCGGTTCTTGGGCTGCTGGTACTGGGATAGTACGCAAGCCTCGCCGTAGATGTAGTAGTCTGCTATACAGGCGTTGAACTGAGGCATCGTTTTTTAGCCATTCTTCCACCTGTCTGCTTTCGGCAGCTGTCACCTCGCCATCGAGGTAAGCACTTAATAACTCGAAGCGATCGCGCTTCACCATATCCATAGCACCCGTTGACTCATTGGTATGCTGACCTTTCCCATTAAATAAATCTTCAGAATCTAGCCAATGGGAACGATCATCAAATGGAGAATTAGTATTCATTGTAGCATTATGACCAATTCATATGCGGGTAAAGATAGTGAAAAATCCTGATAAATTCCTTCAATTCTCTCCTGATGGGAGCATGACTCTAAATTTACATGAATATTCTTAATCAAGCTTTAAATTCTACCATGAGGCAATTACCAGATTTGGGAAATTAGGAATCTAGATAATTTTGCAACTGAGTTTGCAATCTGGATCTAGCTCTGGCGATTCTCGATTTCACTGTTCCTAAAGAAACACCAGTAATTTCGGCAATTTCTTCATAAGCCATCCCTTCGATTTCTCTGAGAACAATTGTAGTCCGAAACACCTCTGGTAAATCGGCGATCGCTTCTCGCAGTTGCTCGTAAAACTCTCTAGTTGTCAGTTCTTCCTCTGGTCCGGGAGTATCACCTGCAATTTCCCAATCCATTTCCCCGTCTTCTAGTGTGCGGGGCGCATCTAGTGATAAGGGACTAGCTACCCGCTTACGTTTACGCAACTCGTCATAAAACAAGTTGGTAGCAATCCGGCTTAACCAGCCCCTAAACTTGACTGGTTCTTGTAATCGGTTGACATTTCGATATACTCGAATCCACACTTCTTGAGCCAAATCAGCTCTGTCTGGCCAATCTGGAGCCAGGTGGTATAAAACTCGATCAACTTGACTTTGATAGCGGCGCAATAGCTCTGCAAACGCAGCACGGTCTGGGCGCAGTCCGACTTGACAGCGTAAAATCAGATCGTGATTAGATAGTTTGTCAACTTGCACCGATGCTTCTGGGTATCTTGCATCAACCGTTGACCAGGATACAGTAATCGATTGGCTCATAGATCGTACTGAATTTTGAATCATCCCTATCTATTAGACAAGCTAATGAGCGCAATGTTCCTACAAGCAGTGACGGATTTATGACTGGTACATGGCGGTATATAAAGTTAGAGACATTAATAGCTACATCCCCAGTCTGTTTTGACTGCTAATAATACTATGGCTAGGCTTTTGGCTATGATTTTTCAGTTGTGGGAATCTAGTATTTTTACGTACACTTGTGCAATCACACCTCTTTGACCATCTACTATTGACAAAATCACTAATATATGTATTTAAAGATGTTGTTCTCAAACACCAACTGCGGAAATTTGCAGTCAAAACAAAATTTCTCGCTTCTGGCAGACAAAACACGGAAATTTCAGCCTTGATGTTGAGATAGTTTTGTAGCTGCGTAGCGGCGGCTCCCAAAGTGAAGAAGTTACCACTTCTGTTAATATAGGCAGATATAGCGGCGAAAAAGGTTATTTTTTCCGGCTTTTTACCATAATGGTGGTTGATGTTTCTGTTTGTTGTGGATCATTAATAACAGCATGAGTTGAATTGAGTACACGGACTTGAAAAAAGAAATTCAGGGAAAATGTAATTATGACTGCTAGGAATAGTTTTTCCAACATGATTTTTCTCTCACCCACACAATTAATGATGGATTGTGGCGCTGTGAGTGTTCCTGTAAATAAAATTTTTTTAAAGGAAAAATATTGTGTCGGGATCTGCTGATAGTTTTGTCTGAGTTTGCCCAAAAGTATCGCTAGAGTTATAAGAGAACAGATAAGTAATATAAATTATTGATAATTTGGGATATACAGATGAACCAATTAGTCAACTGGATATGTCAGGGATAAACAATAAGCGATCGCAATGGTAAGAAATGAATCTGTAGCGCGTATAGTCATGTTTCTCTGTTTTGGCACAGCTATCTTATCACTAGCTGTCCATTGGCGCATGACGACAACTCAAGGAAGTTTTGAGCAGCCAGCTTCCGCCGCCGGAAGCCGATCTGAGGTGGCTGATGGGGGTCTAGGTAAAACTGTTCCTGGCGCATCTATAGCTCCTGTTCAACCGACTCACCAGCCAGATATCCAGAAAAGTGCTGTACCGCGTCTGTCTGTTGCACTCAGCACCAATTCTGCCGGTTCTAATCAGTTGCGATCGCTGTTTTCCAGACAAAGGCAGAATTCCCCGGATTTGTCTTCACAAACATCATCTCAGACGGAAGTGGTAGTGAATTTAAGCGATCGCCGTACTTATGTTTACAAGAAAGGTGAAGTCATAGCCAGTTACCCCATTGCTATAGGTAAAGAAGGTTGGGAAACCCCTACTGGTTCTTTCCGCGTTACGGATATGCAACAGTATCCGATTTGGCAGCACCCAATCACGGACAAAGTATTTCCATCAGGTGCTGATAGTCCTTTGGGTGAGCGATGGATTGGTTTTTGGTCAGATGGACGTAATGAGATTGGCTTTCACGGCACACCAGATACACACTTGTTAGGAGCGGCGATTTCTCATGGCTGTTTAAGAATGCGTAATGATGATGTCCGCTTATTATATGAACAGGTTAATATTGGCACACTTGTGTCTGTGCGTGATTGATTAAGTAGTCATTAGTCATTTGACTAATGACTAATGACTATTACAACTGAGATTTTTGCTCAAAGTTTGGTGCGTAAACCTGGAGTAAATTACTGACTTGGCGCAGAACTTCATTACCAGTGTTTTTGCCGAAGACTGGCGTTCTCTTGTCGTTGGCTTGGTCGAGGTTACGCCCTATGGACTCAGTAATTTGTTGGGAAATTAATTCTTGGAGTTCCGCCTTCGCACGTAGACGTTGGTAGCTCGCACCTTCTTCTGTCGTCGCATACAAGGGTGGTAAGCGGTTGAGGGCGTAAGCAGCGATATCTCCTACATCCAAGGATCTTTCGCTGGTGGCTTCGATTTCTGCGGCTCTGGCGATCGCCTCAGTTAGTACCAATTCTTCCATGACGTTAATGAATTGTTTGCGAGGTACCGCCACTACCTCACCGATCAATAATGCCCCCATCAGTCGATCTAGCGCCATGTACTCCTCAATGGAGAGTTCGGATGCGTTATCACAGATTCTTCCAACTTCTGCTTCCATTACTGGTGTTAAATAACCATCCTGGAGAGCTTGTTCTACAATTTTTTCAATACTCATAACGCTCATTATCTTTAGGCTAGTCAAGCAGGGTAGGGACAGTATCAATCCCATTCATTTTCCCTAATTATCGACCAAAAGTATATAAACTATAGAAAAAGTCCATCAATTCTGTCTATACTACTAATCGATGCCATTAAGTCTCCAAGGTACTGGGTCAACAGATTGCCCGTTGACATATAGACCCCAGTGCAAATGCGGCCCTGTAGAAGCGCCTGTGGAACCGACTGTGCCAACTAATTGACCAGCTTTGACGAAATCGCCTTCTTTGACATTAATGCTATTGAGGTGCAT encodes:
- a CDS encoding late competence development ComFB family protein, yielding MSIEKIVEQALQDGYLTPVMEAEVGRICDNASELSIEEYMALDRLMGALLIGEVVAVPRKQFINVMEELVLTEAIARAAEIEATSERSLDVGDIAAYALNRLPPLYATTEEGASYQRLRAKAELQELISQQITESIGRNLDQANDKRTPVFGKNTGNEVLRQVSNLLQVYAPNFEQKSQL
- a CDS encoding L,D-transpeptidase; translation: MVRNESVARIVMFLCFGTAILSLAVHWRMTTTQGSFEQPASAAGSRSEVADGGLGKTVPGASIAPVQPTHQPDIQKSAVPRLSVALSTNSAGSNQLRSLFSRQRQNSPDLSSQTSSQTEVVVNLSDRRTYVYKKGEVIASYPIAIGKEGWETPTGSFRVTDMQQYPIWQHPITDKVFPSGADSPLGERWIGFWSDGRNEIGFHGTPDTHLLGAAISHGCLRMRNDDVRLLYEQVNIGTLVSVRD
- a CDS encoding sigma-70 family RNA polymerase sigma factor — encoded protein: MSQSITVSWSTVDARYPEASVQVDKLSNHDLILRCQVGLRPDRAAFAELLRRYQSQVDRVLYHLAPDWPDRADLAQEVWIRVYRNVNRLQEPVKFRGWLSRIATNLFYDELRKRKRVASPLSLDAPRTLEDGEMDWEIAGDTPGPEEELTTREFYEQLREAIADLPEVFRTTIVLREIEGMAYEEIAEITGVSLGTVKSRIARARSRLQTQLQNYLDS
- a CDS encoding anti-sigma factor family protein — translated: MNTNSPFDDRSHWLDSEDLFNGKGQHTNESTGAMDMVKRDRFELLSAYLDGEVTAAESRQVEEWLKNDASVQRLYSRLLHLRRGLRTIPVPAAQEPPEVTAQQVLQRVRRRSRPIWAFGGAALAACVIGAVSGWLPGGEFKTLQLAQQPPVEPTQSTTKPVISTSPLMVALNNPVIEIPKAAIASPEESVNLDQPLSGEIPPNIN